One part of the Amaranthus tricolor cultivar Red isolate AtriRed21 chromosome 16, ASM2621246v1, whole genome shotgun sequence genome encodes these proteins:
- the LOC130802854 gene encoding uncharacterized protein LOC130802854: MVTTSVELKPFSDPSGETHNKAPQKCTHFSIRGYVSEVRKSDPTLYNPFPLKNTLKAFCYELPPMEVPVFKWWQCVSRVPKSSVSDQHAEAPLLILGQSLKVNVEHPRLPNGDPKGKGKALVQYEPSGPTAWGSGFDKDSRQGLLLLTTGNNEECSTAAKKEIELGVRCNGNGTIEAHQIDSRVNGLEVGPTQVYANHNVADYSPMNVVGMELDEFASARNKSRLVNLPDLNECSGAPLFDETNEPMITNNSNNDVFCEDDDDCLRAECRKFPKFRLLSEISAKGRKKNHLVTNSESTTEPDDEEIISTAMAKRRCKPRFPFIERKNKRSKLDHASSLEGWGKGKGENLLRKTDITDRLIERSFVITKKRGKQAMSFAPCKRKVPEDENTRKRPSQKVQKASEDGIKCSRSFIIKRKCQPYVLEDGFCLPSSEADPMLVDGSHPENQNDVKETSTTGNFENLVAEKSSPLAQDTSVQVSDSVPKQKEQTDEVKGRMHDIDINSIPTDDKDADDIPMDIVELMAKNQYERHLGDLNEKHGHPAALGNSEKSTSDNGVNGNSGHFWDFNHKPPCIPSFCRTENPIAARFVYPIQGEEYDSPNAPPSGSSLNNWNVGYSMEKPQRYTPQFVQPLESYRIQPCTPRQNTIEDPHVYPLVVASHMPMGITNPQLIPQISSVLNKSKIGCHQRSSSILAFDAPGPVSLGKQQSFDYSNGYHVRAHSKSSACSVDGYSKDANSVMHLPSMMQNGANMHSVADLSLAPPRQGLRPSSSRQPFIEKNGQSSTIQETTHRSFYPTAIPVDRSFPWSFQNDAGKHGKISSNTGFVSSIPLTIQGQRNVESHQSRQVRFFEDVAPSIVVPGRVRCDERIISPNPEKMICKLNQNPNEFNDLKQMSRYMIRPQDLRPRETSREKSSRVRKDSNKQDIRLNKHNRPSKEREQQRKL, translated from the exons atggtAACGACTTCAGTTGAATTAAAACCTTTCAGTGATCCTTCTGGCGAGACTCATAATAAGGCGCCTCAAAAGTGCACCCATTTTTCTATACG GGGGTATGTATCAGAAGTCCGCAAAAGTGATCCAACACTTTACAACCCATTTCCGTTGAAGAACACCCTTAAAGCATTTTGTTATGAGCTGCCTCCTATGGAGGTTCCCGTGTTCAAATGGTGGCAATGTGTTAGTCGTGTCCCGAAATCTAGTGTTTCTGATCAACATGCAGAAGCTCCATTGCTTATACTGGGGCAATCTTTAAAGGTCAATGTTGAACATCCTAGATTGCCCAATGGTGATCCAAAAGGAAAAGGCAAAGCTCTTGTTCAATATGAGCCTTCCGGACCCACAG CTTGGGGAAGTGGTTTTGACAAAGATTCAAGGCAAGGACTTTTGCTGTTAACTACTGGTAACAATGAAGAGTGCTCAACTGCTGCTAAAAAAG AGATTGAATTAGGAGTAAGATGCAATGGAAATGGGACCATTGAAGCTCATCAAATAGATAGTAGAGTTAATGGACTTGAAGTTGGACCAACTCAAGTGTATGCAAACCACAATGTAGCAGATTATTCACCCATGAATGTTGTGGGAATGGAGTTAGATGAGTTTGCTAGCGCACGAAACAAAAGTCGTCTGGTGAACTTACCGGATCTGAATGAATGCAGTGGAGCACCTCTGTTTGATGAAACTAATGAACCCATGATtactaataatagtaacaatgaTGTATTTTGTGAAGACGATGATGATTGTTTAAGGGCCGAGTGTAGGAAGTTTCCTAAATTTAGGCTTTTGAGTGAGATTTCTGCCAAGGGAAGGAAGAAAAATCATTTAGTGACTAACTCCGAATCTACAACAGAACCAGATGATGAAGAGATCATCTCCACTGCGATGGCAAAAAGGCGGTGCAAGCCTAGATTTCCTTTTATAGAAAGGAAGAATAAGAGGAGTAAACTTGATCATGCTAGTTCATTAGAGGGTTGGGGAAAAGGGAAAGGTGAGAATTTGCTGCGAAAAACTGACATTACTGATAGGCTAATCGAAAGAAGCTTTGTTATAACGAAAAAGAGAGGGAAGCAAGCAATGTCGTTTGCACCCTGCAAGAGGAAGGTGCCTGAAGATGAAAATACTAGGAAACGTCCATCTCAAAAGGTTCAAAAAGCTTCTGAAGATGGTATTAAGTGTTCTAGAAGCTTTATAATTAAGAGGAAATGCCAACCGTATGTTCTAGAAGATGGGTTTTGTCTTCCATCATCAGAGGCAGACCCAATGCTCGTTGATGGCTCTCATCCAGAAAACCAAAACGACGTTAAGGAGACTAGCACTACAGGAAATTTTGAGAACCTAGTTGCTGAAAAGAGCAGTCCTTTGGCACAGGATACATCTGTGCAG GTGTCGGATTCAGTTCCAAAGCAGAAAGAACAGACGGATGAAGTTAAAGGGCGTATGCACGACATTGACATCAACAGTATCCCTACTGACGACAAAGATGCAGATGACATACCTATGGATATTGTTGAGCTAATGGCTAAAAATCAGTATGAGAGGCATTTGGGTGACCTGAATGAGAAGCATGGTCACCCAGCAGCCCTTGGTAATTCTGAAAAATCAACCAGTGATAATGGAGTTAATGGAAATTCGGGTCATTTCTGGGACTTTAACCATAAACCACCATGTATTCCAAGCTTTTGTAGGACAGAAAATCCGATTGCTGCAAGATTTGTCTACCCAATCCAAGGCGAAGAGTACGATTCCCCAAACGCTCCACCCTCTGGGTCGTCCTTAAACAATTGGAATGTCGGTTATAGTATGGAAAAACCGCAAAGATACACTCCACAATTTGTTCAACCACTGGAATCATATAGGATTCAACCTTGTACACCGAGACAGAATACTATTGAAGACCCTCATGTATACCCTTTGGTGGTGGCTAGTCATATGCCTATGGGAATCACCAACCCACAGTTGATCCCACAGATTTCGAGTGTTCTAAATAAGAGTAAAATCGGCTGCCATCAACGTTCTAGTAGCATCTTGGCCTTCGATGCACCGGGTCCTGTCAGCCTTGGGAAACAACAAAGCTTTGATTACTCAAATGGTTACCACGTTAGAGCACATTCGAAAAGTTCAGCTTGTTCAGTTGATGGGTATAGCAAAGATGCCAATTCTGTTATGCATTTACCGAGTATGATGCAAAATGGAGCCAATATGCATAGTGTAGCTGACTTGTCCTTGGCTCCCCCTCGACAGGGGTTAAGGCCATCTAGCTCGAGGCAGCCATTTATCGAGAAGAATGGTCAGAGTTCCACCATTCAAGAAACtactcatcgttcattttacccAACAGCAATTCCCGTAGATCGTTCTTTTCCTTGGTCCTTCCAAAATGATGCAGGAAAACATGGAAAGATTAGTAGTAACACAGGGTTTGTGAGCTCTATTCCATTGACAATACAGGGGCAAAGAAACGTAGAGAGTCATCAAAGTCGACAAGTGAGATTTTTCGAGGATGTTGCACCTAGCATTGTGGTTCCAGGGAGAGTAAGGTGCGATGAGAGGATCATTTCACCAAACCCTGAGAAAATGATCTGCAAGTTGAACCAGAATCCAAACGAGTTTAATGACCTTAAGCAGATGTCTCGGTATATGATCAGGCCACAAGATCTAAGGCCTAGGGAAACGAGTCGTGAAAAATCATCCCGAGTCAGAAAAGACTCAAACAAACAAGACATCAGACTAAACAAGCATAATCGTCCTAGTAAAGAGCGCGAACAACAGAGGAAACTCTAA